One Microbacterium sp. zg-B96 genomic region harbors:
- a CDS encoding DNA-processing protein DprA encodes MNPPLHDPDAARTALRGVVEADLDNDQVADRHARGVWSGICEPGDGDAGLLVAAVGAAAALRLVAADDAPAVAAAAAIDRDRAREALERWRPRLAPGPSAAGFDTARRVGVRLIVPGDATWPTRVDDLGPHGPLCLWVRGRLPEHPVPTVAIVGARAATSYGEHVAMELSADLAATGVRIVSGAAYGIDGAAHRAALNAGGLTDALLAGGVDRPYPAGHEDLLGRITRTGAVISEVPCGAAPTKWRFLSRNIAYDHPMNVDLYLRLSIDRDGSDSIERQEADLRAWAVSQGLAVRKVWIDRGISGFKKVSRPEFDKAIDALAKGEATVLAVWKLDRLSRRGAGQVGLVLDKLEEVGGRIVFLKDSLDTSIPGHRMIIVMVSEQARAESENTRTRVTAKNASNVAQGLPVSGKRRYGFLGAHRPSGRIVNTVAHPEEAPQVQALFDQYVAGAGVLTLAKEMGWTPRRVRETLSNPGYAGYVVRGGVRYPAAASVERLVSEDVFEKAQVRLAENARGARIGPPVKHFASGIAKCGVCGKALVYRNSYLCLADLGHPTIKKSYLEGKIMDALVDTFTDPNFTLTDTPAGNLGEVNLKLSKLALQKAEQLAMTMDPDLGVTQADIAPALKQINTQVKALEAQKQQILSQSVSAQILAGIVHEVAVTPEGTHLLQMAPEAAGGAVRLRLAGLSIDAKRDLIKGMLDVSVMPGRGPERVLITPKKAGV; translated from the coding sequence GTGAACCCACCACTGCACGATCCCGATGCCGCTCGCACGGCCCTGCGAGGGGTGGTCGAAGCGGACCTCGACAACGACCAGGTGGCGGACCGCCATGCCCGCGGGGTGTGGTCGGGGATCTGCGAACCCGGCGACGGCGACGCCGGTCTGCTGGTGGCCGCCGTCGGCGCGGCCGCGGCCCTGCGCCTCGTCGCCGCCGACGACGCGCCGGCCGTCGCGGCGGCCGCGGCGATCGACCGCGACCGGGCGCGCGAGGCGCTGGAGCGCTGGCGACCCCGCCTGGCACCCGGCCCCAGCGCCGCGGGGTTCGACACCGCCCGCCGCGTCGGGGTGCGGCTGATCGTCCCGGGCGACGCGACGTGGCCCACCCGGGTGGACGATCTCGGACCGCACGGTCCGCTGTGTCTCTGGGTGCGCGGCCGACTGCCGGAGCACCCCGTCCCGACCGTGGCGATCGTCGGCGCCCGCGCCGCGACCTCGTACGGCGAGCACGTCGCGATGGAGTTGTCGGCGGATCTTGCGGCGACGGGGGTCCGCATCGTGTCGGGGGCGGCATACGGCATCGACGGTGCCGCCCATCGCGCGGCGCTCAACGCCGGCGGACTCACCGACGCGCTGCTGGCAGGCGGAGTTGACCGCCCCTACCCGGCAGGGCATGAGGACCTGCTGGGGCGGATCACCCGCACCGGCGCGGTGATCAGCGAGGTGCCCTGCGGGGCGGCGCCCACCAAATGGCGGTTCCTGTCGCGTAATATCGCTTATGATCACCCCATGAACGTTGACCTGTACCTCCGGCTCTCCATCGACCGTGATGGATCCGACAGCATCGAACGTCAAGAAGCAGACCTGCGTGCATGGGCAGTCTCTCAGGGGCTGGCCGTGCGCAAGGTCTGGATTGACCGGGGCATTTCTGGTTTCAAGAAAGTGAGCCGTCCTGAGTTCGACAAGGCCATAGATGCCCTCGCCAAGGGTGAGGCAACCGTGCTGGCCGTGTGGAAGCTGGACCGACTCTCCCGCCGTGGAGCGGGTCAGGTAGGCCTGGTGCTCGACAAGCTGGAGGAGGTGGGAGGCCGGATTGTCTTCTTGAAGGACAGCCTGGATACCTCCATCCCGGGGCACCGCATGATCATTGTGATGGTCAGTGAGCAGGCACGCGCCGAGAGCGAGAACACCCGTACCCGCGTGACGGCCAAGAATGCCTCCAACGTGGCTCAAGGCCTCCCAGTGTCAGGCAAGCGCCGCTACGGCTTCCTAGGGGCTCACAGGCCCTCTGGACGCATCGTGAACACCGTGGCGCACCCGGAGGAGGCACCCCAGGTACAGGCCCTCTTTGACCAGTACGTAGCCGGTGCTGGTGTGCTGACCCTGGCCAAGGAAATGGGTTGGACACCGCGCCGGGTACGGGAGACCCTGAGCAACCCTGGCTATGCCGGGTACGTGGTGCGTGGGGGAGTGAGATACCCAGCAGCAGCCAGTGTTGAGCGGCTGGTCTCAGAAGATGTCTTTGAGAAGGCTCAGGTGAGGCTGGCCGAGAACGCCCGTGGTGCCCGCATCGGGCCTCCGGTGAAGCACTTCGCCTCCGGCATCGCCAAGTGTGGCGTCTGTGGCAAAGCTCTGGTGTACCGCAACAGCTACCTCTGCCTGGCTGACCTGGGACACCCCACGATCAAGAAGAGCTACCTAGAGGGCAAGATCATGGATGCCCTGGTGGACACCTTCACGGATCCCAACTTCACCCTCACTGACACCCCGGCAGGCAACCTTGGAGAGGTCAACCTGAAGCTCTCCAAGCTCGCGCTCCAGAAGGCTGAGCAACTGGCCATGACGATGGACCCTGACCTTGGTGTAACCCAGGCTGACATTGCTCCAGCACTGAAGCAGATCAACACCCAGGTGAAGGCTTTGGAGGCTCAGAAGCAGCAGATCCTGAGTCAGTCCGTATCCGCTCAGATCCTCGCTGGAATCGTCCATGAGGTAGCGGTGACCCCTGAGGGCACACACCTCCTCCAGATGGCTCCAGAGGCCGCTGGAGGGGCTGTGAGGCTCCGTCTGGCTGGCCTGTCCATCGATGCCAAGCGCGACCTCATCAAGGGCATGCTGGATGTCTCAGTGATGCCTGGACGTGGACCTGAAAGAGTTCTGATCACCCCGAAGAAAGCTGGGGTTTGA